The DNA region GGGTGACATCCACCCCGGCTCCGGCCAGACGATAGGCCAAAGTCATGCCGAGCATTCCACCCCCGACTATGGCAATCTGCTGTGGCATGTGGCTCCCGCTACGCAATGGCGCTCAGGCTGCGCACGAGGCGCGCCGGTGCGGAAAGACTTGGCGCCGGCAGCTGCAGGGCTTCCCGCTGCCAGACAATGGTGCGCCGCAGCCCTTCCTCCAGCTCAACCTTTGGCTCGTAGCCGAGCACCTTTCTTGCCCTGCTCACGTCCGGCACGCGCCGCATGACATCTTCATAGGGCCTGCCATTGAAGGACGAATAGGGAACGAAGTTGACTGCCAGCGACCTGCCCACGCCACACAGGCGGTGGATCAGGCGCGCCAGTTCGATGATGGCGATCTCCTGCTGCCCGCCAAGGTTGAAGATTTCGCCGTTCGCTTCGTCGCAAAAAATCGCCCGGAGCATGCCATCGACTATATCGGAAACGTAGGCGAACGTTCGCGTCTGCATGCCGTCGCCGTGGATGGTGACCGGCTCGCCTTTCAGTATCTGGCTGATGAAAACGGCTTGCGGACCGCCCCACCACGACAGGTGGTGGCGGGGACCGTAGGAGCCGAAGATGCGCAAGACCACCACGGGAATGCCATATTCCTCCTGGTAGGCGAAGGCCAAGTGTTCGTCAAAAAGCTTGGAGACGGCGTAGCTCCAGCGGGCCACTTTGCTGCTGCCGAACACGCTGTTGCTTTCCTCATGAAAAGGAAGAGAGGCGTTCTTGCCATAGACGTCTGAAGTAGAGGCGAGGATTACCTTAGCGCCGTTCTCGCGTGCCACCTCCAGCACGGCATGTGTGCCCTGGCTGTTGATCAGCAAGGTATCGATGCTCTTGCCATAGCGCGGGATCTTGAAGGCTGCCAGGTGCACAATGACTTCTGCCCCCTTGCAGCAGCGACGCAGCGCAGCGCGACGGCGCACGTCCTCACGGTAGAAGGCAAAGCGCGGATTGCCAAGCTGGTGCTCGATGTTCTCCATCCGGCCCATGGACAGATTGTCGATGCCCACCACGCGATGTTGCCCTTCCAACAGAGCGTCGACAAGGTGGGAGCCCAAGAATCCGGCACATCCGGTGACTGCGATCTTCATGACTGTACTCCGCTACGGTGAGGGCCAAACGGCGAAGGTGGTCCCCCTTGCCTACGCCTTTGCTTCTACTTCCGATGTCTCCTTTTTCTCAGGCGAGTCCGCGCGTCTTTCCTCGGCAGCATGCGCCTCCCGGGAAAGGCCGCGCCGGGAGCGGATACCGCTCAGCATGAGCCTTGCCCGACGGTACCCGGTGACCAGCGCCTGGAACGAACGCAAGGCCGCAGCGCGCACCACGTCTGGACTGCATTCGTATTGGCCAACATAAGAGGCATCTACGCCGTCTTTGCCAGCCAAGCCGAGCTTGAAATGATACCCGCCAGGATTCGTCACCGGGTCTATGCCACCGAGGTCGTACCAGTGGCACCCGCGTTCCTTCAGCAACGCAAGCGCGTGCCATTGCACCGCATAGGAGGCCCGCACTGCCCTGCCCTGTTGATTGCTCGCGGCCAGGAGCATGATTGCCTTGTCGCCCGTTACGGAAAGCACGGTGCCGGCGACGGTTTGCCCTTCCGCACGGCCCAACACGATGAGCTGCTTCTGCTCCGGCGGCAACGTTTCCTGGATGGCAGCAAACTCGTCCACCTCGGTGAACACGGCGAACCTCTTGCTCCTCAGCATCTCGCGATAGACCCTTGCGAACTCGGCAAAGAGCTGCGCGCCGGTGCCACTGCTCACCTCAACCCCAAAGCGCTTCTCAGCCTGATTGAGCTGATTACGCCAGCGCTGCAGCAGATTGCTCCGCAGCTCTTCCAGAGGCGGCGAAAGATCAAGAAGCAGCGTGCGCAGAGGCGGCACGAAGCGAGCCCGATGGTAACCTTCCTCTTCCAGAACGGCCAAGTAGTGATCCGGCTCGTCGACCGCAGCAAGATTCAGATTCAAGCGTAAGTTCAGCCCGCGTTCGCACACAAACTCGTTGCGCAACGCGCGCACTGCTTGGCGAAACACATTGAGTCGTTCGTCGACCCAACAGCGACGAAACAGAGGGCCATACCGCACGTATGCCACGCCCAACCCGAGGAATGGGGCTCTAAACACGCGCGCCTGCGCAGCGGCAACGGTCTGGCCGGACCGCTGGAGGACAAAGTGAGCCAAATTCTCTTCTCCCCAACGCACGGCGCCATACGCCCAGGTTTGATAGACGGTGAGGTCGGCGAAGCCCCCTGCCAGCGCGTCCCACTCCGGCTGGGAAAGCCTGGTTACAGACGAAGAAAACCCCGCTTCCAATGTTCGTAGGTTTGGCATTCCCATAGTCCTCATTCAACCGTAGCCACGCAGCAAGAGGATCGGCGAGAACACTGCCTCCTCTTTGCCGCAGCAACCAGGCTTTTGCGTGGGGCCACAGCCTTGCCGTTCACCTTCTTGGCACAGACATATGCCTTGGCGCGGGAGGCGGCCCCCAGCCAGCGGTAACATCCAAGCACCTTGAGGCGAAACTCCATCGGCCAGTCGCGGGGATCTGCCTTGACCCTGCCGAAGACAAACCTCGCCTCCTCGGGGGTCTGGCAGTCCGGGGAGATGGAGAAGCAGCGCGTGTAGCCAGCCTCTTTGGCCGCGGCAAGCACGCGAGCGTCATAGTCGCCATGGGGGAAACTCAGGAGGGTCACCCGCCGGCCTGTCTGTTCCTCGAGCACCCGCCGCGACTCCCTCAGCTCTCGCACAAGTTCCTTTTGGGGCAAAGTCGACAAACAGGGATGGCTCACCGTGTGGGAGCCCAGAAGTACCAACTCCTCGTCCAGAGCGCGCAGCTCGGCAAAGCTCATTACGTTGCGTCCCTGTTCACTGCAACCTTTGGCCATCTCCCACGCCGCAGCACGGTCCACAAAAGCGGTGGGCACGAACACTGCCGCCGGAATACCGCGTGCCCGTAGCACAGGCAGCGCCGTGTCTCGAATTTCGGCCAGGGCGTCGTCAAAGGTGACCGCAAAGCACCGCCGGCCATGAGGAAGTGTTGTAGCAGTCGGCGGCACCGGCACGGCCCAGCGCAAGGCCATGGCCATCTGCCGGGCAAAAGTCGAGGCGTATTCTTCGGGCACGCTATGGTAGTACAGCACCACCCATCTTGCCGGGCGGGGCGCACCGACGAGCCTCCTCGTGGCATCGCGCAGCAAGTCGAAAGCTAAAACGGCAAGGCTGACCAACACTCGGAACAATCGCTTAAGCATACTGTGCCTTTCTTCGCAAGAAAGCGTGGAGCCGCGCCATCTGCCGGCTACGGAGGTGGCTGACAAAGTGCCCGTCCACCGGGCGACGTCGGTGGCGGGCCGCTGCCCAGAGATAACCGCTTAGGCGCACAACGCTCCCGGCAACCAGCGGAGGCTCGCCAAGGCGGCGCGCGAACTTGCCCAACTCGAACAGCGGATGGTACCCCACGGCATAGTCGGCTTCACCTTGGTGGAAGCGCGCCGCAAGCAGTCGCCCCTGCCCCGTGCTGGAACGTCGGTGATGCCAGGCCTGGAGTTCTGGGAATGACCTGACCTCCCACCCGTGCATCCGGGCCATTTCGCTGGCAACGGTGTCCTCGTGCGCGTGCGGCAGCGGCAGGTAGCCGCCGATTGCCTCGAAGCAGGCGCGACGAAACATCTGAATGGCCCCCGCCACATACTCGGGACTGTTGCCGTAGCGAGGCCGAAACACTCCTTTGTCGGCTTCGAGAATCACCCCACCGGCAATGCCCAATCGC from Calditrichota bacterium includes:
- a CDS encoding NAD(P)-binding protein → MPQQIAIVGGGMLGMTLAYRLAGAGVDVT
- a CDS encoding GDP-mannose 4,6-dehydratase, which encodes MKIAVTGCAGFLGSHLVDALLEGQHRVVGIDNLSMGRMENIEHQLGNPRFAFYREDVRRRAALRRCCKGAEVIVHLAAFKIPRYGKSIDTLLINSQGTHAVLEVARENGAKVILASTSDVYGKNASLPFHEESNSVFGSSKVARWSYAVSKLFDEHLAFAYQEEYGIPVVVLRIFGSYGPRHHLSWWGGPQAVFISQILKGEPVTIHGDGMQTRTFAYVSDIVDGMLRAIFCDEANGEIFNLGGQQEIAIIELARLIHRLCGVGRSLAVNFVPYSSFNGRPYEDVMRRVPDVSRARKVLGYEPKVELEEGLRRTIVWQREALQLPAPSLSAPARLVRSLSAIA
- a CDS encoding peptidoglycan bridge formation glycyltransferase FemA/FemB family protein — its product is MPNLRTLEAGFSSSVTRLSQPEWDALAGGFADLTVYQTWAYGAVRWGEENLAHFVLQRSGQTVAAAQARVFRAPFLGLGVAYVRYGPLFRRCWVDERLNVFRQAVRALRNEFVCERGLNLRLNLNLAAVDEPDHYLAVLEEEGYHRARFVPPLRTLLLDLSPPLEELRSNLLQRWRNQLNQAEKRFGVEVSSGTGAQLFAEFARVYREMLRSKRFAVFTEVDEFAAIQETLPPEQKQLIVLGRAEGQTVAGTVLSVTGDKAIMLLAASNQQGRAVRASYAVQWHALALLKERGCHWYDLGGIDPVTNPGGYHFKLGLAGKDGVDASYVGQYECSPDVVRAAALRSFQALVTGYRRARLMLSGIRSRRGLSREAHAAEERRADSPEKKETSEVEAKA
- a CDS encoding polysaccharide deacetylase family protein; translated protein: MLKRLFRVLVSLAVLAFDLLRDATRRLVGAPRPARWVVLYYHSVPEEYASTFARQMAMALRWAVPVPPTATTLPHGRRCFAVTFDDALAEIRDTALPVLRARGIPAAVFVPTAFVDRAAAWEMAKGCSEQGRNVMSFAELRALDEELVLLGSHTVSHPCLSTLPQKELVRELRESRRVLEEQTGRRVTLLSFPHGDYDARVLAAAKEAGYTRCFSISPDCQTPEEARFVFGRVKADPRDWPMEFRLKVLGCYRWLGAASRAKAYVCAKKVNGKAVAPRKSLVAAAKRRQCSRRSSCCVATVE
- a CDS encoding glycosyltransferase family 2 protein, giving the protein MGRPLGDRNGMYVLITAARNEEHFIERAIVSVARQTVLPAQWVIVDNGSTDRTREVVARNARRHSFIRLISLAPSGDGFAQKVRAIQAGYEELRALPFAFVGVLDADITLEPTYYERLLALFRSEPRLGIAGGVILEADKGVFRPRYGNSPEYVAGAIQMFRRACFEAIGGYLPLPHAHEDTVASEMARMHGWEVRSFPELQAWHHRRSSTGQGRLLAARFHQGEADYAVGYHPLFELGKFARRLGEPPLVAGSVVRLSGYLWAAARHRRRPVDGHFVSHLRSRQMARLHAFLRRKAQYA